In Flavobacterium sp. GSB-24, the genomic window CAGCGCTAAGTCCCGCTTCTAAAAGTTGTGTACATTGAGGTTTTAATTTGTCTATTGGCCCTGTTTTTACAGTGCATTTTCCGTTGTAATGTACAATTAAAGAGCATTGCTCAGCTTGTTCAGCTGTGTGACTGCATACACGCATAAGAGTATCAATTACGTGGTCAAAAGTGTTTACATCATCATTGTAAACTATGATTTCGTTATTGAAACCCGTTGCTTCTTTCTCGCGAATTCTTTCTCTAACTTTTTCTTTAGTACTCATTTTTTTTAAGTTTTTGTACTGATGTAATTACTAATATCTAATTTACGTATTTTAATGATACCCAGTTGTTTCTTTGAAACTTTTTAACATAAGTCAATCCTTTTTCAACGCATGAAGCATCGATAAACGGAATATCTTCTTCATAGAAACCACTAAAAAGTATAATTCCTTTTGGGTTCAAACAATCAACATAAGCCTGCATGTCATTCAATAAAATATTTCTATTGATGTTTGCAATAATTAAATCATATTTTTTGCCTGCCAATAAAGCTGCATCGCCCTCATAAACGCTGATATGTTTACAATTATTGCGTTCGGCATTTTCAATAGAATTCAAATAACACCAATTGTCAATATCAATTGCGTCTATTGGTTTAGCACCTTTCATTTCAGCCAAGATTGCTAAAATTGCTGTTCCGCAGCCCATGTCCAAAGTTTTAAGACCTTTAACATCCATTTCTAATAAATGCTGAATCATCATGTGTGTCGTTTCATGATGACCAGTTCCAAAGCTCATTTTTGGTTCGATTACAATATCAAATTCGGCATTAGTTTTTGGGTGAAAAGGAGCGCGAACATGGCATTTTCCGTCAACATCAATAGGTTCAAAATTCTTTTCCCATTCCTCATTCCAGTTTACCTGATCGATTTCTTCAACAGTATATTCGATTTTAAACTCTTCAGATTGTAAAATATAAATATCGTCTAGAATATTTTCGTCCCATAAATCTTTCTTCACAAAAGCCGAAATCCCGTTTTCTGTTTCTGTAAAACTTTCAAACGCTTTTTCGCCCAACTCAGCAACTAAAATCTCCGAACCAAGTTCTTTTGGCTCAATCGTAAAATGATATCCTAAATATATATTCGACATAAATAATTTTTTTGCAAAGGTAATTCTTAAATTATAAAATTCAATTTAAAAAAGCCAAATTCCAAATCCCAATACGAAAAAACCATTCGCATCGCGAATGGTTTTTGTAAGTATAAATCTAAAATCTAAAATCTAAAATCTAAAATCTAAAATCTAAAATCTAAAATCTAAAATCTAAAATCTAAAATCTAAAATCTAAAATCTAAAATCTAAAATTAGATAGCAGTAACAATTGCTAAAAAGTCATCAGCTTTTAAAGCAGCACCACCAATTAAACCACCATCTACGTCTGGTTTACCAAAGATTTCTTTAGCGTTTTCTGGTTTAACAGAACCACCGTATAAAATAGAAACTTCATCAGCGATTTCAGCTCCAAAAGATTTACGAATAGTTTCTCTAATGAATTCGTGCATTTCCTGCGCTTGTTCAGGCGAAGCAGTTTCTCCAGTTCCAATAGCCCAAACAGGTTCATAAGCTAATACAATTTTTGACCATGATTCTTTTGCGATATGGAAAACTCCGTCACGTAATTGATTTTCAACAATATTGAAATGATTATCAGATTGACGGTCTTTTAATTCTTCTCCAAAACAGAAAATAACTGTCATGTCATGTTTTAAAGCTGTATCAACCTTATTTGCGATTAAAGCGTCAGTTTCGTTGAAAATTGCTCGACGCTCAGAATGACCTAATATAACTGTGTTAACGCCAATGCTTGTTAACATATCTGCAGAAATTTCTCCTGTAAATGCACCGCCTTCAGCTTGGTGAACATTTTGAGCAGAAACTCCAATAGTTGTATTTTTTAATTTTGCAGCAGCAGCTTGTAAGTTTACAAATGTTGGAGCTACAATAACTTGTGCATTCGTTTTTGCTGGAATTTTAGCAATTATCTCGTTTAATAATTCTTCAGTTTGAGCAGCATTTTTATGCATTTTCCAGTTTCCTGCAACAATCGATTTTCTCATTTTGGTAGTTTTATATTATTTTTTTGTTTTTTGTTTTATGAAGTAAGGTCAAAGAAAAAATTAAAATTGATTTTTGAATTGACATTGTTATTGAAAATTATTTCAATCCTTTTAAAGTTTCGTCTATTTTAGCGAAATCAGTTTCTATAGCGCGATAAAGCACAATTTTTCCTGTTTTATCCACAACAATATATCTCGGAATCCAATCTAAATCAATGGCT contains:
- a CDS encoding ATP-dependent Clp protease adaptor ClpS, with amino-acid sequence MSTKEKVRERIREKEATGFNNEIIVYNDDVNTFDHVIDTLMRVCSHTAEQAEQCSLIVHYNGKCTVKTGPIDKLKPQCTQLLEAGLSAEIV
- the prmA gene encoding 50S ribosomal protein L11 methyltransferase gives rise to the protein MSNIYLGYHFTIEPKELGSEILVAELGEKAFESFTETENGISAFVKKDLWDENILDDIYILQSEEFKIEYTVEEIDQVNWNEEWEKNFEPIDVDGKCHVRAPFHPKTNAEFDIVIEPKMSFGTGHHETTHMMIQHLLEMDVKGLKTLDMGCGTAILAILAEMKGAKPIDAIDIDNWCYLNSIENAERNNCKHISVYEGDAALLAGKKYDLIIANINRNILLNDMQAYVDCLNPKGIILFSGFYEEDIPFIDASCVEKGLTYVKKFQRNNWVSLKYVN
- the tpiA gene encoding triose-phosphate isomerase; amino-acid sequence: MRKSIVAGNWKMHKNAAQTEELLNEIIAKIPAKTNAQVIVAPTFVNLQAAAAKLKNTTIGVSAQNVHQAEGGAFTGEISADMLTSIGVNTVILGHSERRAIFNETDALIANKVDTALKHDMTVIFCFGEELKDRQSDNHFNIVENQLRDGVFHIAKESWSKIVLAYEPVWAIGTGETASPEQAQEMHEFIRETIRKSFGAEIADEVSILYGGSVKPENAKEIFGKPDVDGGLIGGAALKADDFLAIVTAI